Proteins encoded within one genomic window of Aurantiacibacter spongiae:
- a CDS encoding bile acid:sodium symporter: MLSRLSAIIDPLVRLLLAAIVLASLAPVSGQGRVVAQIVSDAAIFLLFLLNGLRLPRADVRRGIGNWRFLLPLIAWVFGAMGLAGWGLSATGEAALPPTVALGLLFLGFLPSTVQSATAYSSLAGGNVAASVVAAAVVNVLGVFVTAPLLSLFAGADGLAIDLAGLERIATILLLPFALGQLLQTKFGGWVAEHRSLTAWADRIAIAIAVYVAFSAAVVQGLWTRVDPGAWVWLAILVGGFLVFGFAGAWATGGLLRLTRADRIAFLFAGAQKSIALGAPLAAVLFPPAVAGLVLLPVLLYHLTQLIVSAPLANRLRQAAGPA, translated from the coding sequence ATGCTTTCCCGTCTTTCCGCAATCATCGACCCGCTGGTTCGCCTGCTGCTGGCGGCGATCGTGCTCGCGAGCCTTGCCCCGGTTTCGGGACAAGGCAGGGTGGTGGCGCAGATCGTTTCGGACGCGGCAATTTTTCTGCTGTTCCTGCTCAACGGTCTGCGCCTGCCGCGGGCGGACGTGCGCCGGGGCATCGGCAACTGGCGTTTTCTCCTGCCGCTGATCGCCTGGGTGTTCGGCGCGATGGGTCTTGCCGGATGGGGACTGTCCGCAACTGGCGAGGCAGCCCTTCCTCCGACGGTGGCTCTTGGCCTGTTGTTCCTCGGTTTCCTGCCTTCCACGGTGCAATCGGCGACAGCCTATTCTTCCCTCGCGGGGGGGAACGTGGCCGCGTCCGTCGTCGCCGCGGCGGTGGTGAACGTGCTGGGCGTTTTCGTTACCGCGCCACTTCTGTCGCTGTTCGCTGGCGCAGACGGACTGGCAATCGACCTGGCGGGCCTCGAACGGATCGCCACGATCCTGTTGCTGCCCTTCGCCCTCGGCCAGCTGCTGCAGACGAAGTTCGGCGGCTGGGTCGCGGAACACCGGTCGCTGACGGCCTGGGCTGACCGGATTGCCATTGCGATCGCGGTCTATGTCGCCTTCTCCGCCGCCGTCGTGCAGGGTTTGTGGACCCGCGTGGATCCCGGGGCGTGGGTCTGGCTTGCAATCCTCGTGGGTGGGTTTCTCGTGTTCGGTTTCGCCGGGGCGTGGGCGACGGGCGGTTTGCTGCGTCTGACGCGCGCAGACCGTATCGCCTTCCTGTTCGCCGGTGCGCAGAAGAGCATTGCGCTGGGCGCGCCGCTCGCCGCCGTGCTGTTCCCGCCCGCTGTTGCCGGGCTGGTACTGCTGCCGGTGCTCCTCTACCATCTCACGCAGCTGATCGTTTCGGCGCCGCTTGCAAACCGGCTCAGGCAGGCGGCGGGGCCGGCTTAG
- the panB gene encoding 3-methyl-2-oxobutanoate hydroxymethyltransferase: protein MSTTFQLDTATSRANPTPQPMRRLTVPKIGARKVDGVTHDPIVMLTAYTARQAQLLDPHCDILLVGDSLAQVIYGLPSTIPVTLDMMANHAAAVVRGSYHSVVVVDMPFGAYEASPRAAFEAAARLLKESGAAAVKLEGGEAMAQTVAFLVQRGIPVMGHVGLTPQAVNVLGGYGARGRSDAEAEKIVGDALALEQAGAFAIVVEGVVEPIAVEMTGKLGCPVIGIGASAKCDGQVLVVDDMLGMFERVPRFVKKYEGLADTITAAVKTYASEVRERSFPGPDQLYRPK, encoded by the coding sequence ATGTCCACGACCTTCCAGCTCGACACCGCGACCAGCCGCGCCAACCCCACCCCGCAGCCGATGCGGCGCCTGACCGTGCCCAAGATCGGGGCGCGCAAGGTCGATGGCGTGACGCACGATCCGATCGTCATGCTTACCGCATACACCGCGCGGCAGGCGCAGCTGCTCGATCCGCATTGCGACATCCTCCTGGTGGGAGACTCGCTGGCGCAGGTGATCTATGGCCTGCCTTCGACCATTCCCGTCACGCTCGACATGATGGCCAACCACGCCGCCGCCGTGGTGCGCGGGAGCTACCATTCCGTGGTGGTGGTGGACATGCCCTTCGGTGCCTACGAGGCAAGCCCCCGGGCCGCTTTCGAGGCGGCAGCGCGCTTGCTGAAGGAAAGCGGCGCAGCGGCCGTCAAGCTGGAGGGCGGAGAAGCGATGGCGCAAACCGTCGCCTTCCTGGTGCAGCGCGGCATTCCGGTGATGGGTCATGTCGGCCTGACCCCGCAAGCGGTCAACGTGCTGGGCGGTTACGGCGCACGCGGACGCAGCGACGCCGAGGCCGAGAAGATCGTCGGTGATGCGCTGGCGCTCGAACAGGCCGGTGCCTTCGCCATCGTGGTCGAGGGCGTGGTCGAACCGATCGCGGTGGAGATGACCGGGAAGCTTGGCTGCCCGGTCATTGGCATCGGCGCGTCTGCGAAATGCGACGGACAGGTGCTGGTGGTTGACGACATGCTCGGAATGTTCGAGCGCGTGCCGCGCTTCGTGAAGAAGTACGAGGGGCTGGCCGATACGATCACCGCGGCCGTCAAGACATATGCGAGCGAAGTGCGGGAGCGCAGCTTTCCCGGCCCGGATCAGCTGTACCGGCCAAAATAG
- a CDS encoding pyridoxamine 5'-phosphate oxidase family protein has translation MTATPELKEKFWKALADSPYLFLQLDSAPDNAVPMTAQLDKDANSAIWFFTTKDHCLANGGPSTATFAGKGHEMFARFKGNLTEETSRERFEDLWSKPVEAWFPGGKDDPNLLMLRMDLGQAEIWNSDLGFVDNVKMLMGFDTREEGREEHTETTL, from the coding sequence ATGACAGCGACCCCCGAACTGAAGGAAAAATTCTGGAAAGCCCTGGCCGACAGCCCCTACCTGTTCCTGCAACTGGATAGCGCCCCCGACAATGCGGTGCCGATGACCGCGCAGCTGGACAAGGATGCCAACAGCGCGATCTGGTTCTTCACCACCAAGGATCATTGTCTTGCCAATGGCGGCCCCTCCACCGCCACCTTCGCCGGCAAGGGCCACGAGATGTTCGCCCGCTTCAAGGGCAACCTGACCGAGGAAACGAGCCGCGAGCGGTTCGAGGACCTGTGGAGCAAGCCGGTCGAGGCCTGGTTTCCCGGCGGGAAGGACGATCCCAATCTGCTGATGCTGCGCATGGATCTGGGGCAGGCGGAAATCTGGAACAGCGATCTGGGCTTCGTCGACAACGTGAAGATGCTGATGGGCTTCGACACGCGCGAGGAAGGCCGGGAGGAACACACCGAAACCACGCTCTAG
- a CDS encoding putative DNA modification/repair radical SAM protein, with protein sequence MGQPGIMEKLEILADAAKYDASCASSGTAKRNSSGGKGIGSTEGMGICHAYAPDGRCISLLKVLLTNHCIFDCHYCINRKSSNVRRARFTPQEVADLTLTFYRRNYIEGLFLSSGIIKSSNHTMEQMVETARILREDHDFRGYIHLKTIPEADPDLVHQAGLYADRVSINVELPTDAGLTRLAPDKNARQIEGAMGGMKMAIRQARDEKKRFKHAPRFAPAGQSTQMIVGADAATDADIVGRASRLYDGFRLRRVYYSAFSPIPDASAVLPLKRPPLVREHRLYQSDWLMRFYGFEAQEVMQATEADGNLPLDIDPKLAWALKFRERFPVDVNRSSREMLLRVPGLGVKAVNQIIAARRHRTLRLEDVAKLTVSVAKVRAFIVTADWRPTLLTDRADLRTLLAPKSEQLELFAA encoded by the coding sequence ATGGGTCAGCCAGGCATCATGGAGAAGCTGGAAATTCTCGCCGACGCGGCGAAGTACGATGCGTCCTGCGCCTCGTCCGGTACGGCCAAGCGAAACTCTTCGGGTGGCAAGGGCATCGGGTCGACCGAAGGCATGGGTATCTGCCACGCCTACGCCCCCGACGGCCGCTGTATCTCCCTGCTGAAGGTGCTTTTGACCAATCATTGCATCTTCGATTGTCACTACTGCATCAACCGCAAGAGTTCGAATGTCCGCCGTGCGCGTTTCACGCCACAGGAGGTAGCCGACCTGACGCTGACCTTCTACCGGCGCAACTATATCGAAGGGCTGTTTCTTTCTTCCGGCATCATAAAAAGCTCCAATCACACGATGGAGCAGATGGTAGAAACCGCGCGTATCCTGCGGGAAGATCACGATTTTCGCGGCTATATCCACCTGAAGACCATTCCGGAGGCGGATCCGGACCTGGTTCACCAGGCGGGCCTTTACGCCGATCGTGTATCCATCAACGTCGAATTGCCTACCGATGCGGGACTGACTCGCCTCGCCCCCGACAAGAATGCACGCCAGATCGAAGGCGCGATGGGCGGCATGAAAATGGCAATCCGGCAGGCGAGGGATGAAAAGAAGCGGTTCAAGCATGCCCCGCGTTTCGCCCCGGCCGGACAATCTACGCAGATGATCGTAGGCGCCGATGCCGCGACGGATGCCGATATCGTAGGCCGGGCGAGCCGGCTTTACGACGGTTTTCGCCTGCGCCGTGTCTATTATTCGGCATTCAGTCCCATTCCCGATGCGAGCGCGGTGTTGCCGCTGAAGCGCCCGCCGCTCGTTCGCGAACATCGGCTCTACCAGTCGGACTGGCTCATGCGGTTCTACGGCTTTGAGGCGCAGGAAGTCATGCAGGCGACCGAGGCTGACGGAAACCTGCCGCTCGATATCGATCCCAAACTCGCCTGGGCGCTCAAGTTTCGCGAGCGTTTTCCAGTGGATGTGAACCGGTCTTCACGTGAGATGCTGCTCCGCGTACCAGGTCTGGGGGTAAAGGCGGTCAACCAGATCATCGCCGCTCGTCGCCACCGTACCCTGCGGCTCGAGGATGTTGCAAAGCTTACAGTATCGGTCGCCAAGGTTCGCGCCTTCATCGTGACCGCGGACTGGCGCCCGACTCTTCTGACCGACCGCGCCGACCTGCGAACCTTGTTGGCGCCGAAGTCCGAACAGCTCGAACTGTTCGCGGCATGA
- a CDS encoding DNA polymerase Y family protein gives MPILHQPVDPASGRRRIMAIWCAQLALDRWRHAEGCAPGEGVDAAPLVLVTETAHGPRIDAANPPARAVGGAPGMMLADARTLYPKLEVRPSDQAGDLAFLERFAVWTQRWGPWSALDAPDGVLVDVSAVAHLFGGERRLLADVHDRCAARGLAVRAAIAPTAGAAWALAHYGPPGAVLAAGEDMRACLSDLPMAALRLDTHVLLVLKRLGLKRLGDIADVEEGRAGRDAIQRRFRNRRSPAANPLIRLDQIMGRVPEPLLPVVAIAAPLVQRRLLEPIRHRPLLDKVVEDLAADMVRELEARGEGARRLQLGMWRVDGEVVLRELELAVATRDGAHVCRLFADRLDDIDAGFGIEMLRLRASWSEPLSLAQSDLEAAAEEHGTSLAACIDRLTVRLGREAVQRPVLKASHIPERAQGWQPPLEPERATQEVLAFHARPLKLLDRPERISVLYASPDGYPRRFSWRGDTHDVARVEGPERIAPEWWREKGSTRLRDYYRIEDGEGRRYWIYRAGLAGDGRGGMPDWFMQGLCA, from the coding sequence ATGCCTATTCTCCACCAACCCGTCGATCCGGCATCGGGCCGGCGACGGATCATGGCGATCTGGTGCGCGCAGCTCGCGCTCGATCGCTGGCGGCACGCCGAAGGCTGCGCCCCGGGGGAAGGGGTGGATGCCGCGCCGCTGGTGCTCGTCACCGAAACCGCGCACGGCCCTCGCATCGACGCCGCCAATCCGCCCGCCCGCGCCGTGGGCGGGGCGCCCGGCATGATGCTGGCCGATGCGCGTACGCTCTATCCAAAGCTGGAGGTGCGCCCGTCCGATCAGGCCGGCGACCTCGCCTTTCTCGAACGCTTCGCCGTCTGGACGCAACGCTGGGGTCCGTGGAGCGCGCTCGACGCGCCCGATGGCGTGCTGGTCGATGTCAGCGCGGTGGCGCATCTCTTCGGCGGAGAACGGCGGCTTCTCGCCGATGTGCATGATCGCTGCGCGGCGCGCGGACTGGCTGTGCGCGCGGCCATCGCACCTACGGCGGGCGCGGCCTGGGCGCTGGCGCATTACGGGCCGCCGGGTGCCGTCCTGGCGGCCGGAGAGGACATGCGCGCCTGTCTGTCGGACCTGCCGATGGCGGCGCTGCGCCTCGATACCCACGTGCTGCTGGTACTGAAGCGGCTGGGGTTGAAACGGCTGGGCGACATCGCCGACGTGGAGGAAGGGCGCGCCGGACGCGATGCTATCCAGCGCCGCTTTCGCAACCGGCGCTCACCCGCTGCCAATCCGCTGATCCGGCTCGATCAGATCATGGGCCGCGTGCCCGAGCCGCTGCTGCCGGTGGTCGCCATCGCCGCCCCGCTGGTGCAGCGGCGGCTGCTCGAACCGATCCGCCATCGCCCGCTGCTCGACAAGGTGGTGGAAGATCTCGCCGCCGACATGGTGCGCGAACTGGAGGCGCGCGGGGAGGGCGCGCGCCGCCTGCAACTGGGCATGTGGCGGGTGGATGGCGAGGTGGTGCTGCGCGAGCTCGAACTGGCTGTCGCCACCCGCGACGGCGCGCATGTCTGCCGCCTGTTCGCCGACCGTCTCGACGATATCGATGCCGGTTTCGGAATCGAGATGCTGCGGCTTCGTGCCTCCTGGTCGGAACCGTTGTCGCTGGCGCAGTCCGATCTGGAAGCCGCGGCGGAAGAACACGGCACCTCGCTCGCCGCCTGCATCGACCGGCTGACCGTGCGGCTTGGCCGCGAGGCGGTGCAGCGTCCCGTGCTGAAGGCGAGCCATATCCCCGAACGCGCACAGGGCTGGCAGCCTCCGCTCGAACCCGAAAGGGCGACGCAGGAAGTACTCGCCTTCCATGCCCGGCCACTCAAGCTGCTCGATCGACCCGAGCGGATCTCGGTGCTCTACGCCAGTCCCGATGGCTATCCTCGCCGCTTCAGCTGGCGCGGTGACACGCACGATGTGGCGCGGGTCGAGGGGCCGGAGCGGATCGCGCCCGAATGGTGGCGTGAAAAGGGATCGACGAGGCTGCGCGACTACTATCGGATCGAGGATGGCGAAGGGCGTCGCTACTGGATTTACCGCGCCGGTCTGGCGGGGGATGGGAGGGGCGGGATGCCCGACTGGTTCATGCAGGGGCTGTGCGCCTGA
- the prsR gene encoding PEP-CTERM-box response regulator transcription factor, with product MADTRPKLLIVEDDEGLQAQLKWAYEDFEVLVAGDRASAIAALRAEEPSVVTLDLGLPPDPDGTSEGFAVLDEIMALKPDTKVVVASGHGARESALTAIERGAYDFYQKPVDIEQLGLIVRRALNLHAIERENRVLWERAGEGNTVLGGLVTSAPEMVKVARTIERVANTSVSVMLLGASGTGKELLAQGLHDASGRAEGNFVAINCAAIPENLLESELFGHEKGAFTGAVKTTEGKIEMADGGTLFLDEVGDIPLPLQVKLLRFLQERTIERIGGRKSIPVDTRIVCATHQDLEAMIADGRFREDLFYRLAEIVVKIPSLAERPGDAVLLAKVFLKRFAREMNPQVTGFAPDALTAIDGWGWPGNVRELENRVKRAAIMAEGKLVKAEDLDLDDEADDGPEVLNLKSARERADRRVIRHALARNEGNISSTARTLGISRPTLYDLLKQYDLQS from the coding sequence ATGGCCGACACCCGACCCAAACTGCTGATTGTCGAGGACGACGAGGGATTGCAGGCGCAGCTCAAATGGGCCTACGAAGATTTCGAGGTGCTGGTTGCAGGAGACCGGGCGAGCGCCATTGCCGCTCTCAGGGCCGAAGAACCCTCGGTCGTCACGCTCGACCTCGGCCTGCCGCCCGATCCCGACGGAACCAGTGAAGGCTTCGCCGTGCTGGACGAGATCATGGCGCTCAAACCAGACACAAAGGTTGTTGTCGCATCCGGCCACGGTGCGCGGGAAAGCGCGCTAACCGCCATCGAACGCGGCGCCTACGACTTCTACCAGAAGCCGGTCGACATCGAACAGCTGGGTCTGATCGTGCGCCGCGCCCTGAACCTTCATGCCATCGAACGCGAAAACCGGGTCCTGTGGGAAAGGGCGGGGGAAGGGAACACCGTGCTGGGGGGGCTCGTTACCTCTGCCCCAGAGATGGTCAAGGTCGCGCGCACGATCGAGCGGGTGGCCAACACCAGCGTATCGGTCATGCTGCTGGGCGCAAGCGGGACGGGCAAGGAATTGCTCGCGCAGGGGTTGCACGATGCGAGCGGGCGAGCGGAAGGCAACTTCGTCGCCATCAACTGCGCCGCGATCCCGGAGAACCTGCTGGAAAGCGAACTGTTCGGACACGAGAAAGGCGCGTTCACAGGCGCGGTCAAGACGACCGAGGGCAAGATCGAGATGGCCGACGGCGGCACGCTGTTCCTGGACGAGGTCGGCGACATCCCGCTCCCGCTTCAGGTCAAGCTGCTGCGCTTTCTCCAGGAGCGCACCATCGAGCGGATCGGGGGGCGCAAATCGATCCCCGTCGATACGCGGATCGTCTGCGCCACCCATCAGGATCTTGAAGCGATGATCGCCGACGGGCGTTTCCGGGAAGACCTGTTCTATCGCCTCGCGGAAATCGTGGTGAAGATACCCTCACTGGCGGAACGGCCCGGCGATGCGGTCCTGCTGGCCAAGGTATTTCTGAAACGGTTCGCCCGCGAAATGAACCCTCAGGTAACGGGGTTTGCGCCCGACGCGCTGACGGCGATCGATGGGTGGGGCTGGCCGGGCAACGTTCGCGAACTGGAAAACCGGGTGAAGCGAGCGGCGATCATGGCGGAAGGCAAACTGGTCAAGGCCGAAGACCTCGATCTCGACGACGAGGCCGACGACGGCCCGGAGGTGCTGAACCTCAAGAGTGCGCGCGAAAGGGCCGATCGCAGGGTCATTCGCCACGCGCTGGCGCGCAACGAAGGCAACATATCGAGCACGGCACGTACGCTCGGGATCAGCCGCCCCACGCTCTACGACCTCCTCAAGCAATACGACTTGCAGAGCTGA
- a CDS encoding DUF475 domain-containing protein: MATLKRFYGFSFVFTLICLALGAWYGWSSTGGSMSGTLAMLWIIAVLSVLEISLSFDNAVVNASVLKDMDKIWQRRFLTWGIAFAVFGMRVVFPLAIVAIAAGLGPVETINLSLNNPAEYERIVSSAHVGIAGFGGAFLAMVGLKFFFDQDKDIHWIAAIERQLTRFAALPAAEIALLLLALWGVSGLLRDEEALTFLVAGILGLVTFIAVEGINAVLERHEEKQQLVGAAVRSGLGGFLYLNVLDASFSFDGVIGAFALSNNMIVIALGLSIGAMFVRSMTIHLVEKGTLAQYRFLEHGAFWAIIALGAIMLLSARFHIPETVTGLIGATLIGISLWWSIRQNRREAAEEPKPAPPPA, encoded by the coding sequence ATGGCCACGCTCAAGCGCTTCTACGGCTTTTCCTTCGTCTTCACGCTGATCTGCCTCGCCCTGGGCGCGTGGTACGGCTGGTCGAGCACCGGGGGAAGCATGTCGGGCACTCTGGCGATGCTGTGGATCATCGCCGTGCTTTCGGTGCTGGAGATTTCGCTCAGCTTCGACAACGCGGTCGTCAATGCGAGCGTGCTGAAGGACATGGACAAGATCTGGCAACGCCGGTTCCTGACCTGGGGCATCGCCTTCGCCGTGTTCGGAATGCGCGTCGTCTTCCCGCTTGCCATCGTCGCCATCGCGGCGGGGCTCGGTCCGGTGGAGACGATCAACCTCTCCCTCAACAACCCCGCCGAGTACGAGCGCATCGTATCGAGCGCGCATGTCGGCATCGCCGGGTTCGGCGGGGCGTTCCTCGCGATGGTGGGCCTCAAGTTCTTCTTCGATCAGGACAAGGACATTCACTGGATTGCCGCCATCGAACGCCAGCTCACCCGTTTCGCGGCGCTGCCCGCGGCGGAGATCGCGCTGCTGCTGCTCGCCCTGTGGGGCGTCTCCGGCCTGTTGCGCGACGAGGAGGCGCTGACCTTCCTCGTCGCCGGTATCCTCGGCCTCGTCACCTTCATCGCGGTGGAGGGCATCAACGCCGTCCTCGAACGGCACGAGGAGAAACAGCAACTGGTCGGTGCGGCGGTACGCAGCGGCCTGGGGGGGTTCCTCTATCTGAACGTGCTCGATGCCAGCTTCAGCTTCGACGGAGTGATCGGCGCGTTCGCCCTTTCGAACAACATGATCGTGATCGCGCTCGGCCTGTCCATTGGGGCGATGTTCGTGCGTTCCATGACCATCCACCTCGTCGAGAAGGGCACGCTTGCGCAGTATCGGTTTCTGGAGCACGGCGCGTTCTGGGCGATCATCGCGCTGGGCGCGATCATGCTGCTGTCGGCGCGCTTCCACATTCCCGAAACCGTAACCGGCCTGATCGGCGCAACCCTTATCGGCATATCGCTGTGGTGGTCGATCCGCCAGAACCGGCGCGAGGCGGCAGAAGAGCCTAAGCCGGCCCCGCCGCCTGCCTGA
- a CDS encoding sodium-dependent transporter, with amino-acid sequence MAIATATTGDGWSSRSAFILAAIGAAVGLGNLWRFPTLAGESGGGAFVIFYIGCVVLLGLPLLLAEIFIGRAGQTDAVGSIRRVARESRVSPAWTIFGWIGALAAFLIVSFYSVVAGWVLYYAGVFAGDFVGALAAGDPFRGALAGESQEQIATRLTDLFASPGLLLAMHAAFMGGTLYIVARGVSGGIEKAATFLMPAFFVLLISITIYGAFVGDIGEAAAFLFTPDWSALKPEVMNSALGQALFSLSLGVAGIITYGSYIRQGTRLGSTALAIAFADTAVALIAGLMIFPIVFAVGLDPAAGPTLVFQTLPFAFEAMPAGALVGMLFFILVLVAAITSSISLLEVPTAWAIGELGWTRHKAALVFGIGAFLIGVACLLGYNVWADVRPLGWWSLFADTDILDTVDGFTGKIMLPLGALLTSIFIGWRADRRLLETTTGLSRPVFALWRFLLAWLCPLAVAIILVTGLFPAIIA; translated from the coding sequence ATGGCCATCGCAACCGCCACCACGGGGGACGGCTGGTCGTCCCGTTCCGCCTTCATCCTCGCTGCCATCGGCGCGGCGGTGGGGCTGGGCAACCTGTGGCGCTTTCCCACATTGGCGGGCGAGAGCGGGGGCGGGGCGTTCGTCATCTTCTACATAGGCTGCGTCGTCCTGCTGGGCCTGCCGCTCCTGCTGGCGGAAATATTCATCGGCCGCGCGGGGCAGACCGACGCGGTCGGCTCGATCCGCCGGGTCGCGCGGGAATCGCGCGTATCGCCGGCATGGACGATCTTCGGCTGGATCGGCGCGCTGGCCGCGTTTCTGATCGTCTCGTTCTATTCGGTGGTCGCGGGCTGGGTGCTGTATTACGCCGGCGTGTTCGCGGGCGATTTCGTCGGTGCCCTTGCCGCGGGCGACCCTTTCCGGGGCGCTCTCGCCGGGGAATCGCAAGAGCAGATCGCGACGCGGCTGACCGACCTGTTCGCCTCGCCCGGCCTGTTGCTGGCGATGCATGCTGCCTTCATGGGCGGCACGCTCTACATCGTGGCGCGCGGCGTCTCCGGGGGGATCGAGAAGGCGGCGACTTTCCTCATGCCGGCATTCTTCGTCCTGCTCATCAGCATCACCATCTACGGAGCCTTCGTTGGCGACATCGGGGAGGCGGCGGCCTTCCTGTTCACGCCGGACTGGTCCGCATTGAAGCCGGAAGTGATGAATTCGGCGCTCGGCCAGGCGCTGTTCTCGCTGTCGCTCGGCGTTGCCGGCATCATCACCTATGGCTCCTACATCCGCCAGGGCACCCGGCTCGGGTCGACGGCGCTGGCCATCGCCTTTGCCGATACGGCCGTCGCCCTGATCGCCGGCCTGATGATTTTTCCCATCGTGTTTGCGGTGGGTCTCGACCCTGCCGCCGGGCCGACGCTGGTTTTCCAGACCCTGCCCTTCGCGTTCGAGGCCATGCCTGCCGGCGCTTTGGTGGGAATGTTGTTCTTCATCCTCGTGCTGGTGGCCGCGATCACCAGCTCGATCTCCCTGCTGGAAGTGCCCACCGCGTGGGCGATCGGCGAACTGGGCTGGACCCGTCACAAGGCAGCGCTGGTCTTCGGTATCGGCGCGTTCCTCATCGGGGTCGCCTGCCTGCTCGGCTACAACGTGTGGGCGGACGTGCGCCCGCTGGGCTGGTGGTCGCTGTTCGCGGACACCGACATCCTCGATACGGTGGACGGCTTCACCGGCAAGATCATGCTTCCGCTGGGCGCTTTGCTGACCTCGATCTTCATCGGCTGGCGGGCGGACCGGCGGCTGCTGGAGACGACCACGGGCCTCTCGCGCCCGGTCTTCGCGCTGTGGCGCTTCCTGCTGGCGTGGCTATGCCCGCTGGCGGTGGCGATCATCCTGGTTACCGGACTGTTTCCCGCGATCATCGCCTAG